The Nicotiana tabacum cultivar K326 chromosome 1, ASM71507v2, whole genome shotgun sequence genome segment CTAGTATAATACTTCcaaatatttttagcaaaataACCTGTGTAGCAAATGTTATTCTCTTAGTCGGTAGCATATGTATAGCAACAGACACATCTTGATACCAGCTAGTATGCAAAATTAGAAACTCTATGATCAGTAAGAAGATTTATTGTTCATTAAAGTTTTCCATAGTAAGAAAGAacagttaaaaaaaataatctttgTGCCAAGTCTTTTTTAGTGAAAAAAGTTGTTTTCCTTGGTGTCATTATCTCCCAGGCACAAGGTCTCGTGAAATTGCCAGAATAATTCACCAAAGTGTAAAGTGCAAAGTGCAAAatgcaaagaagaaaaagaagaagaattttaCCGATGATAGAACTTTACAAAGTGTAGATTAGTAGGAGAATTATCACCCATCTGGCAAAAAGGATTCTACGTCTTCATTTATTGATGTTGCGAGTCAGCTAATATGAAGTAGTAGTCCAAACTTTTCATTGGCATTAAATAATACCGGTGTAAACAGTGAAATGACTGAACTTTTTTCTGGAGGAGGAATctgaaataagtaaagaaaaaatgATTTAGCGGGCATATGAGTCAGTCGGTAAGATAATTTTTAACTGAAGAGATGCAACACATTACCcatttttcttttgataaaaCAATGGCTTTTACTGCTTACACAAATTGTTCAACAGATGGTGAAGGCACACACATGTGTTCAGCACCCATGTTCAAGCGTATTGCATTTTCCTCAGGTCGAAACAACAATATATTGTCGTCATGTTTATGATATGCTTTTAAAGCTTCGAACAATCCCTATTAATATTTCTAATAGCATTTTTAGTGACTCTGACACATGAGCTGAATAAGTAACCATTGGAATGAGTAACAAAGAAGAAATATATTTAAGAATGAGAAAAGTTACATGAGATACTATCATAATACAAAAGTATAAAAACTAACGTATCCATAATTTAATATTTAAGCAGATGGGCTCAACTTAATGTTATCAAAACATTGTAATTCACCCTTAGAAAAGTTTTCACATTGAGAACATTTCAAGACATATATATAATCAGTAGCCAGGTTGTCCCAGCTAATGTCGGGTAATTCAGATGTTATGTTGTTGTAATAAAAACAAAGATACTATTAGTTAtgttattttttcctcttttaaatTTATGCATTCTGATGGTACTTGTATTGGAGGAAGTAATCACTTCCCTTTCTCACTGTAAATAGCATTCCATGACCATTATCCTACAGATAATTGATTAATATGTTAAAACAAAAGCGCAAAAAGGATAGAGCAAATTATCATATGATATTAATAGTGATATACCTTCAGATCAGCTGATTGTTATCCTACCACATGTCTTGATTTTGCAAACCAAATGTTATGTGGTATTTTAGTTATTCCTTTTGTGACAGAAGTGTGACGTGGTTGATATGTCATTAAATGGAAGACAATTGTGATTGTCTGATCATAGAGCATCATGAACAGATGAGTTACCTGCATCAGATAACTTTAATATATCAGTgccaaatttttttttcatttgaatcAGCAAGCTGGTATTCCAAATTCATATCTCAAATACATGATATATCGACATCATTGAGGGTGGGAGtctcttcctcaatttcagtATCTGTCAGATAGAGAACAATAACATTTAAATTAACTTATCAGCTAAAAGATATTTAATTAGCACAGAAACAAAGCAGGAAAAGGAAAGAGTATCGAAGTATAATATGGCGGATAATTTTTGTCATATGCGAAAATCTTTGATTGTTCGCCGTTCACACAAAATACAAAGTAATACATGCTCTTCTCAAAGGTAAACGAAGCAACTGCAATCAGAGAGCGTAAAAGCATGTCAGAAAAATGGGTACACAGGGCAACAGCAAAGTACCTGTGAAAATAACGTATGTCGAAGACATCAAGCAGCTGCCTTTTAATGATTTCATCATAAACAATATTAGATGTAGAATGATCATCATGGCTAGTTGGCGCAGACGGTCGGATCAACAATTTCACACAATTTGAACTCTTTGCTCTCGACAAGGCAACGTAAAGCTGACCATGTGAAAATACAAGTTCTCGCAAATAAATTCCAACAAAATCTAaagtttgtccttgtgctttatttattgcCATAGCAAAGCATAGTATAACAGGAAATTGCGTTCTTTTAAATTGAACTGGCATCTTTTCATCTTGTGATGATAATAATGGTATTCTCGGTAAAAACACATGTATATTCTTGAAATCACCTTTCATAATCCTAGCACTGATAACATGACCTTTAAAATCACAGCAGGTCAATCGCGTGCCATTACATAAACCTTCACATGGATATAAACTTCGCAATAATATAATTGGACAATTTTCTTTCAAACATAATTTGTAAGGGGCAAACCAGGAGGATTTAAAGTGTGTAGTAGATCTTCGAATTGTGTTTGGCTATTAAATTCAATCGCTTCATCGGTACCAATATATGTTTTTGATTTTCGAGTGAACCGATCAATAAGCATGTCATTAATTTCATCgacaaaatcatttttttttgttaagaTCACACGGGAATCTGTACAGGCTAAATTAGATTCCAAATTTGAATATGTCGCTGTGAATAATTTATCTAGAGATTCTTTTTCGGTTGTGTAAGGAATAACCAATGAATCTGAAATTTCAATCTTGTTTGCTGAATTTACTTGTTCTTGTCCATTTCCAATTCTTAGTAAATAATCACAAAATGCAGGATCTGTTTTTGCTCTCATATTTTCATATAGCTTTAATTTTTTAAGTTCATTCCAAATGCTAGAATATGACAAACTTTCGCTAAtgaaatcttctttttttttttgtcgtATCGCACAACAGGAAGAGTTTGTCTAAAATCACCTCCGAGAACTACAACTTTTCCGCCAAATAATGTATTTGTATCAATTAGATCTTTTAATAGTAGATCAAACACTTCCAACATTTTCTTTTTGTCAATAGATACCTCATCCCATACAATCAATTTTGCATCGCGTAGTAAACTTGCAAGTGAGCATTCTTTGCTAATGTTACAACTGTTATTTTCATCAATATTAATAGGAATTTTGAAACGCGAATGTGCAGTACGTCCCCCTGGAAGAATAGAAGCAGCAACACCAGAAGTAGCTGTTGCCAAAGCTATATATCCCATAGATCGTACAGTTGCTAATAAAGCACGGTATAAAAAAGGTTTCCCTGTTCCTCCTGGACCATCCACGAAAAAGGAACCCACTTTGTTCGAAAATATCCTTTCAGTAATCATATTATATGCAAtgagttgatttttatttaatttcctATGTAACAACATGTCGTTTTCACTGACAGTAATAGATCTTTCAAAATGAATCTCTTTTGCCTCTTTTGCTGCGAGTGAAGGTCTAATAGTTTCTGGGATGAGtttatactcatttatatcatgaccCATAGAATGTAGAATGTCGTTGATATGATTCAAAGCTTGATATCGAAGTTCACTTCTTTTAGTAATTTGCAACACTTTGTAGTCTTCGGTCATTGATTCCTCAAATTGCTCCCATAATTTTCTAGGGTTAGAAGGACCACAATATACCAATAATGTAGCAAATAAACGCCTTAAACTTTATGGCATTTGGTAACTTGCGGCTTCAGACATACACTCTATCAAGTTGTTATCACAGTGTAACAATCCTCTTTTCTCTACAGACTCTCTAAAAGTACTACAAGGTTCTCCATCAACTGTCAAAAGATCCTTATATGACGTCGGTCCTCGCACGTGCATTAGTAGTAATCTAAGATAATATCGTTCTCCTTCTGTTGGATGGAATGTCACAATACGCCCAATAGCACAACGTTTTTGTCTGCGTGCCCAAAATTTGTCACTGGATGACCACACAAAGTATTCAGGAAATTCTTTGTATAGTAAATTGAGCTCTTTAGGATCTTCATCAGTGTCGTTCATGGAGAAGAATTCTGTTAGCATTGTTTTTTGGATCATCGGATTATTCACAATTGTTTGTATATCTGTATTGCTCTTAAATGAAACAAATTGTTGACCTTCAAGATGTAGCTGAAGACAATAAACGCTGGGAGAAATTTCACTTATAGGAAAACCACAGGTCAGCACagggccccaaacatggcataccgcccaaaatataatatcaatctctaaaatatggaatatcataagatttcaaatcaaatacgcgacttaacagtcgtacaagatggaccaagtcacaatccccaacggtgcacggctccacgctcgtcatctagcatgtgcgtcaccccaaaGTAGCACAATGaagtgaaattcggggtttcataccctcaggacaacatttacaatcattacttacctcgatccggtccaaactctagcccgcgatgccttttccctcaTGAACAgacctccagatgctccaaatccagccacaatcagtacataaccatttaaatattctaagggaacaGAGCCTACTCGacaatatccaatttacatcaaaaatcccgaaattgatcAAATCCGGCCCTCGAGCCCATGTTTtggaatcggataaaagtcacatcaatagaatcctcatcctctcatgagttcatacatataaaaagtatcaaaatccaaccacaaatgacccctcaaataccaaattcGAGGTCTCTagttacaagccctagttcttcaatactaggcttaaattccatgattaattaggtagaattcacacaaGAATCAAGTATTGAGTTCacaaatcttacctccaggtgttatctcttgaatccttcttcaaatcctctcaaaaaactccaaaatcgcccaaaaatggtgaaagttagcccaAAAATCGCGGACAATAGCTATTTAAACATTTTGCCCTGGCATCAAAaacctttttcgcgaacgcggtcaacgccttgCGTTCTCGAATCACAATTCCACTTTTACCAAAATTTCCTATTTCGCAAACGCGACCTgcccatcgcgaacacgatggatcctcagcttgacccttcgcgatcgcgttacCTCACTCGAGAACGCGTTGAATAAAAATACCCTAAAGTTTAGCTACAAAATTCCTCTACGAGAACGCGGTCCACTTCACGCGAACACGATGACCAATCGCCCAGCCCTTCATGAATACGGAACCTTCCTCGTGGATGCGAAGGCCAAAATCTCAACCTTCTtcagctaacccttcgcgaacgcgaaggtctaaaTCCTTTGCAACACACAACAGTTTTTGTGCATTTCCAAAaatcatgaaatggtccgattgaccacctaaaactcacccgaggccctcgggacctcaaccaaacataccaacatatcccataacctcattcaaacttgttacaaccttCGTAACgctaaaaacaacatcaaaacaccaaattcgcatcggattcaagcctaagaattctaaaatcttccaaattacgcttttgatcaaaaacccaaccaaagtccgaatgacctaaaattctgtatacacgtcacaaatgacacaacgcagttactacaacttccggaattccattacgacctatatatcaaaatctcacttatcaactggaaaacgccaaaatctcaattttgccaattcaagcctaaaccttccacggattTCCAGAATACATTCCGATCACtcttctaagtcccaaattacctaaaggagctaaccaaatcataaaaattatgatccgagatcatataccaacgagttaaatcttggtcaaacctttcaaatttcaagctttaaATTGAGAACTGAAATTTCAAGCTTTAAATTGAGAACTGTCcttccaaattcattttgattactctaaaaaccaaaaccaacgatttacatgagttataatacatcacatgggtctagtcatgctcgagaactggtgagcaaagtacaaaagctcaaaacgaccggtcgggtctttcttccgcatcacatgtcaaaccacattgttcgtggggagatggcctagccgatcgggcgtgatcggactacgtgctaacaaagacggtggtatatcggtgctaatgatctcccaaccaaaattgtatatgaagttcgtattttgaaaatatatatatatatatatatatatcattttcGTAATTTAATAATTGTTATGTTTCAATACGACATTTGGACATTGTTTATTGTGACTTGATGTTTCTATGATTTCTTTTCTTATATggttattctattttgaaagagggcatttagctatacatactagtactatttgacagCACTAACTccccttttgccgggggtacTATATCTTTAATTGATAAAGACGACTCCACAGCAGGCGACATCAACCAGTGATAGCGGTATACTCTTCCCAgcggacttggtgagccccacttcatttcgaggTCTTGTACCTTTTCTTactcatgtatcttttgtttattttcttatcatattttgaggtatatctggAGCCTTGTTGTCGGGATTTCCTTCTTACCCTTcgattgtatttagaggctccatagacagttTGTGGGTGGTGCTTGATGTTGGGAGTGAATATGTGCAGACGTGTTGTTGCGACGTGCATCcggatccatagatatataaccCTCACAACCAGGCCGTCGACCTCTCTTAGTTCATTAACCTCATAATCAAACCCTCAGTATAtctcaatcattaacctcacaatcagtcgatccatcagtaaaatagggaactcaacccaaatagttttcacatttttaagaagtaaagtgataaaatcagatttaaataataaacaagTAAATCTTGACTGAGGATAtactttcaaaacaaataaagtgaggaaaaatagtgaaaattcCCCTAAGGGTcgcaacaggtcggcacaaggccccataCATGGCATAcgacccaaaatataatatcaatcactaaaatatggaatatcgtAAGATTTCTAATccaatacgcgacttaacagtcgtatcggacggaccaagtcaaaatccccaacggtgcatggctccacgctcatcatctagcgtgtgcgtcactgTCAAGCCCCAAAAACAAAgaagcacgaccggcgctcaaccgagtaaacccgactgagcaagcctgttaggtttcattttAACCAAACTAATTCAcgaataaataggagatggactccattaatcatactttgaAAGTATTTCATTAATAAGTTCGttttatttccattagcagcttacttcataattatcaaaatattacaagttttataaatctttgccaaGTATCAAGATTTCTAACTCAATTCCCCATTATCAAACACCACCCATAACCTGTCTACGgaacctctaaatacaactgaaagtaatatggaaatgccggcaacaaggctccggctatacttTAAAATACtaagtacatgataaacaattgatacaagaccccgaaataaagtggggctcaccatgtCAGCTGAAAGGAAGATGTGTCACTAGCTGTGACCaccactgcctgctatggaatcACCTACATCCTTTAAAAgcatagcgcccccggcaaaaaggacgttagtgccatcgaataacactagtacGTATAACTAATCAACATCTTATTAGAAAGAGCAACCAtacaaaacaaagaaatcataaggattcaacaaaagctttaaacaatcaccacatcattaaataaaatgaattacaGAGCTTACACATCatttccatagctttagtttggggcatttaatATTGTTCATCATAATTCACAAcaccaccgctttcttgagcggagtctggtcacgacccgatcggctaggttgcctcatttgagacatgtacctcaatcacaatctcattctcactttccgaaattcaatatcagcacaatactaccatgtgtgcggcatggggtccgatcacggcccgatctgCTAGGACGCCTTACCaaggcgttgttcctttctcattaatcatctcatttcaatcttcatttcacatatatcaattcTTAGGAACTTAGGGTCACAATtgtcacatcatacttggcattaggccacatttcataactcacattccacatcactttcactttcaacatcaaacttgcaatttaagataatgggcacatacaagagcaattcaagttgaaagcatagagaggaattctcatgattcggcataataatcacaattgaaacttgacttgaaatctaggcaatttagcatataattcacattcttcacatatccccaatttatcaaaaatagcacattgaacacattgagacacacctttcacatatattcttgcaacaccgaatcatttgaaataacaaatactaTGTAAATCAAATTCCGAACTTACAACATATGCGCggacaccatgggagctcaatttctaataagagggggttttagccatacataccttgaagagcttttccttaagttacttCAACGTtctggaaattctagcaatcccaatatacttcgagacataacaaaattgaacacaaattaggaagatattcatggtttcggCTTGTTTGAGAATTTTATCTAACACTAGttgtgcatcttgatttcaatgctcttttacaagatttccttcattacCCAACATAATCTTTACTTATTCATGTTCAACAATATTctcacaaacctaatttgtacatgcatgtatatataatactattacacccaagaatcatacctcaataacccttATTATATCCCAAACTTGAAATTAAAGTCTAatgtatagaaccttacctccTAGATAAAGAACATGTGATTGGGTTATTTGattcttgaagacttgagcaagAGATGAGTGATTATGAAGCTAGGctccttctctctctttctctatctatatgctctcaactctctctaaaattaGTAGAAAATGACCCAAAATGAAGCCCCAAAGACTATATATTAAAACGGAGTtcggttataaaaataggaaaaataagcctccgaaatcgggtctgcgatcgcagaatggactGCAAAACAAGAATGTGGGCCGCAGAATACATCGCGAAATAAGTGTCCAAAACTGGGCAACACTGGCCCAATTTGCAACATATCTGCGATCGCAAAGTcaaaaaatgcgacatattttgcgATCGCAAATTCGACACAGgatcgcatttttccagcctttggtaatttgatcataactttgtgtaggaaagtccaaatgacgaacgattTGAAGAATTGGAAACTGGACTCGAAGACCTTTCATATGATAGGTTGTTCACCACATaaaatcttatatatatatttagatatgatCGTCCAAAATGTggacttgtgcgaactcatttggaattttagcctagtatgaaattttccaatttgacttagactcaggcctcccattagaccccacattacacattataagacttatacacttatttaccaaatccaattgatgcccataatgttaatagcacataaaatattacaATTAGCCTACCTAgcaccacgaaatcctaaattacttagcgaactttttcggggccttacattctccccccttaggatcattcgtccccGAATGAGGAGTTGAGTCTTCCATAAACGCTTAACACAGTATATCTCTTTTCTAACCTATCTCAGGTCCCTAAATTTTGAGTAACTcctaaatttttcagaaatttcggcagcatctccattgtaactaggcctatctaCCTGCCAAAGAACAACCAAAACACCCTAACAACTCATCCACAACGagacaaagcaccacaatgtatatatcaacaaTACTAATCGCACAATTACAAGCactacattatcataatgatTCCTGAACATGGACCGCACATTTTCAAATCACAACACCTATAAGGTActtttcaaatcaaaaccaattgTTATACAATCAAGCgacaatattttctttccacgacACTTTCGGCCTTCAAGGTGGACTCCTCGACTTACAAGCTTTGCCATACCACATTTACGCAAACAACCCCAACTTCtaaacttatctaacaaggatgacagcTAGATACCTCACATAAgctaactatccattaacttcaccttcaataattTCCACCGGAATGGTACACaatggatctccaactaccttcttagacatagacatgtGAATACACAAAATATATGGCGAATAGCTATGGGGAAACTTCATACTCCTAGTGCGGCATAATATGGAATACACTTGTGCAACCTTCATTATAAACTCACATGACATCTTCAGGGGAAAATGTTGAGAATAACCTGTTCACCCTCCAAAACTCTAAATCTCTAGGCGAACACTCACACTAAACCCTTGATGACCTTCAACagttactctaagatgtgctatcatAAACTGATCATAGAATTACCTATCAAATATATGTGATAACACGGGGACGCTtcctctttgacatgtttgaaccttccaTACCCAATAGGTTTAATATAATGAAGAGCAACAGAGTTCAAAATCGGGCTAGAATTATTCAAGAACCCATTAATTTTTTTAGTAGAGTATTTCACGAGGTTATATGGTAAGAGACACAAATATTACTACTAACAATACTAACATAGTTAATCATTGTGACGACATCAATTACTAGACAAATGAAGCACAGGGGTAACTAATACATTGGCAACATGAAtcattaaggaggaatattcaagtacgtgacccagacgtctcctggagtgtagggaaaGTTAGTTTATCGGGAAGGAGAATACGCTGGCACCTTGAATGCGATATGGGTTTCAAAGTACATGAAGTTGAATTACACTCCTATCATTAATTGATACAAGGAATCTATGGCACAAGCCCTTGAGGATGAAAATAAgttgaacacttatgagattatcatGTTTCAAGCAGCTTAACCTTCAATGAtaattgatcctatatgagagatCTAAAGCTACGACAACttgtcttccaaatcaatatgctcatgatatgtgcaaaTATCTGAAGGCATCTATTCTCAACCTTTCACaagtgaaaccacatagctaggacatcttaatatttggacgaaatcatgtattggttagaggggTTCTAATGTTTAACATGATGCTTTGGGGAGAAAGAAAAATATCACTCCTATCCACCTAAGAAGGTGGAATACCAAGTGTAGCAAAACTCCCGCACATGACTATGACATCGTCAATAATCCTAGAAGCCGAGTGAGCTGAAGGCCACGTAACCCATACAATCCGACCCATTTAAGACTTTTGTAAAGGGGATGCACTTTGGTTTGAAATCATGGCAATATAAGCCTGAATTTAAGGGAAATCATTACTTTTGGAACCCATGAGACAAGCCCACATAGCCCAAGAAAATCGTTAACAATGGGGAGAAAGTACTTAAAACTATTACGAGTTGGTGTAGAATAAGGACACAAAGTGTCCACAAGAATACGTTTGAAAGAATGAGACATCTTAATGTATTTATCGGGGAAAAGTAACATGGGTTATCTACTCACAGGGACAAGCAGAGCAGGTAAATGGTTGTTAGAAGAACATCAATAAAGAATACCatcaatatttatttattctaacaaAAGGAATATGTCCTCATCCTTGATGCTATAATACTTCCCTTTTGATGCCATAAAACGTAAATGAATTTTACAATGAGTTATCAGATTAAATAGATAGTAGGGAAGTAAAACTAATGAGCACCATTTGGAAACAACAAGCTTAAACTTAGTTGAACACATTAGAAGTCTATAGTAAAGGGGAATTTACCCACTTCCAGTGTCCTTTTTTTTGAAGAGGGGGTTTGTAGAGTATACAAAAGTGAGGTGAATTGAATCGAATCATATAGTTGGATAGCTAGTCGAGAAAATGAGATAAGATCGTATTGAAAAAAATGGAGAAACGACACATGATGCAAggtaaatgaaaagaaagtgagaGAGCCTATGAAAGTATCCTTTATATTGTAACCACTAGGAAGGGTGGTAATATAAGGGATTACGAGAAGGAGATAgtataaaataatcatggaaggtttgcAAGTGTTCATAATGAGTTCTCCATGGATTGTGACTTGAGAAATACCCAGATGCTAATAAAAGACAGAAAAACATGAGAAACAGGCATTGTTCTATGATAACCCCCAAAGGTGCGCTTGGTCTTGACGGAGAGCCTAGTAAGGGTCCTTATGAGTAAGGAAGTGTTACAATGACACATAGAAGGATATGTTCTCTCATGGTTATCGAACAAGTGTTgggaaactagcacaatgaattcactaactaaggaacacaattaacacatgttgtggaggtgtaaagagaaaataaacattTGTTATGAGCTGGGCATGCTTCTGCTATATTAACTCCCAACTGCAATACACGACCACGCCACGGGCaaccacaatactaggaacaaagtgagctacttactgcgGGATGTCCCAAGTTGACACGAAAGTTATACTAAGATGGCGACACAAGATCTTCCTATGACGGGGATGTGAGGATCTCAATTTTCAGAGAGACTTTATGCACACGGTGACCATTTCGATTGACATACACTCATGTGATAGGTGTTAAGGTATGCTCTTATATTACTAGACAGTGAGAAGCTCTCATGATGATACTCGGAAAAGAGTAGAGTGGTTGTTCAAACCATAGAAGCCATATACACTAGTAAGTAAAAGAGTGACTCGAGAAGGATCACAACACcggaatgctttacatggaacttgACACCACACAGGTAAACTTTACGACGAAGCATGCATAGGCACAAATGAGGAGATATTgtccatttaaataaaaatatccTGTAAGAAATTTATCAGGTATAGTCCATTGTTGAGAATTTAGTAAAGTAAGTGGAAAGtgttaatcctagagttataactcaactCAAGGATATAATTATAGAACTTAATTCCACAAGAGTATATAAATAAGATAATTTGTGATAGATTGGATTCATGAATAATATGTCTTGTTCACGGAGTAGGTACATGCAATATTTTGTGACTCGACATTTTATTATGGCCATGTTcatgagaactcttcaatatGGGTGCACATATACAACGA includes the following:
- the LOC142164179 gene encoding uncharacterized protein LOC142164179; translated protein: MRAKTDPAFCDYLLRIGNGQEQVNSANKIEISDSLVIPYTTEKESLDKLFTATYSNLESNLACTDSRVILTKKNDFVDEINDMLIDRFTRKSKTYIGTDEAIEFNSQTQFEDLLHTLNPPGLPLTNYV
- the LOC142164183 gene encoding uncharacterized protein LOC142164183, which gives rise to MTEDYKVLQITKRSELRYQALNHINDILHSMGHDINEYKLIPETIRPSLAAKEAKEIHFERSITVSENDMLLHRKLNKNQLIAYNMITERIFSNKVGSFFVDGPGGTGKPFLYRALLATVRSMGYIALATATSGVAASILPGGRTAHSRFKIPINIDENNSCNISKECSLASLLRDAKLIVWDEVSIDKKKMLEVFDLLLKDLIDTNTLFGGKVVVLGGDFRQTLPVVRYDKKKKKISLAKVCHILAFGMNLKN
- the LOC142164184 gene encoding uncharacterized protein LOC142164184, translating into MLTEFFSMNDTDEDPKELNLLYKEFPEYFVWSSSDKFWARRQKRCAIGRIVTFHPTEGERYYLRLLLMHVRGPTSYKDLLTVDGEPCSTFRESVEKRGLLHCDNNLIECMSEAASYQMP